One region of Epilithonimonas zeae genomic DNA includes:
- a CDS encoding GNAT family N-acetyltransferase, translating into MNHKILKANISDIPELCEMMKDFYAIDLYSFAEKLTTDNFVKFINNDNYGNCFKVVFEGEIAGYIILAKYFSFEFGGEILFLDELFVKPEFQGKSLGKKALEFVKDFSVENNFKIVLLEIENHNEKAKKLYEHYGFQNHKRSLMILKN; encoded by the coding sequence ATGAATCACAAAATTTTAAAAGCAAACATCTCTGATATCCCTGAATTATGCGAAATGATGAAGGATTTTTATGCGATTGATTTATATTCTTTTGCTGAAAAATTAACGACTGATAATTTCGTAAAATTCATTAATAATGATAATTACGGCAATTGTTTTAAAGTTGTTTTTGAAGGCGAAATTGCAGGTTATATTATTTTGGCTAAGTATTTCAGTTTTGAATTTGGTGGCGAAATTCTTTTCTTGGATGAATTATTTGTAAAACCGGAATTTCAAGGGAAATCATTGGGCAAAAAGGCTCTGGAGTTCGTGAAGGATTTTTCTGTTGAAAATAATTTCAAAATTGTCTTATTGGAAATAGAGAATCATAATGAGAAAGCTAAAAAACTTTACGAACATTATGGTTTCCAAAATCATAAGAGGAGCTTGATGATTCTTAAGAACTGA
- a CDS encoding thermonuclease family protein, giving the protein MDKFLVLVLFSILSFGQSQLKDNLSHKTFSAKVIGISDGDTMEVLYNKSPIKIRLAHIDSPEKRGTQPFGNQAKQALSNLCFGRIVTVQAEKYDRYKRLIAVVINDKNQNVNKQMLKQGMAWHYKKYSKDSSYAKLENEARKNRVGLWKDNVPIAPWLWRENKKKK; this is encoded by the coding sequence TTGGATAAATTCTTAGTATTAGTTCTATTTTCGATTTTAAGCTTTGGACAAAGTCAATTAAAGGATAACCTTAGTCATAAAACATTTTCAGCAAAAGTTATTGGGATCTCTGATGGCGATACAATGGAAGTTCTTTATAATAAAAGTCCCATTAAAATTCGTCTCGCACACATAGATTCGCCGGAGAAAAGAGGAACTCAGCCATTTGGAAATCAAGCGAAACAAGCATTATCCAATCTTTGCTTTGGAAGAATTGTAACAGTTCAGGCAGAAAAATACGACCGATATAAACGATTAATTGCAGTTGTCATTAATGATAAAAATCAAAATGTGAATAAGCAAATGCTAAAACAAGGAATGGCTTGGCATTATAAAAAATATTCCAAAGATTCTTCTTATGCAAAACTGGAAAACGAAGCTCGAAAAAATAGAGTAGGACTCTGGAAAGATAACGTTCCAATTGCGCCTTGGCTATGGAGAGAAAATAAAAAGAAAAAATGA
- a CDS encoding Crp/Fnr family transcriptional regulator, giving the protein MEYQNFRNHLSQILGVPIGSLELCSSFYEIKEVKKNEIILREGEISDCTFFVEKGLLRMYSIDKSGKEHVIQFAPENWIISDTTSQLLNEKSRFYIEAIEDSTVVVTREGFFENLSKIYPDVAEKNQRLMFNHIKNLQNRVNALISTTAEERYLDFLKKYPNLMLRAPQWMVASYLGITPESLSRVRKELAKKKFEI; this is encoded by the coding sequence ATGGAGTATCAGAATTTCCGCAATCATCTTTCTCAAATACTAGGCGTTCCCATTGGAAGCTTGGAACTATGTTCATCTTTTTATGAGATCAAAGAAGTTAAGAAAAACGAAATCATCCTGAGAGAAGGTGAGATTTCTGACTGTACATTTTTTGTAGAAAAAGGTTTATTGAGAATGTATTCTATAGATAAGTCAGGAAAAGAACACGTGATACAATTTGCACCGGAAAACTGGATTATTTCTGATACAACCAGCCAGTTGCTGAATGAAAAATCTAGATTTTATATAGAAGCCATCGAGGACAGTACGGTTGTTGTGACAAGAGAAGGTTTCTTTGAGAATCTTTCAAAAATCTATCCTGATGTTGCCGAAAAAAATCAACGATTGATGTTTAACCATATCAAGAATCTTCAGAATAGAGTGAATGCTCTGATCAGCACAACTGCGGAAGAACGTTATCTGGATTTCCTGAAAAAATACCCGAATCTTATGCTCCGTGCACCACAATGGATGGTAGCTTCTTACCTTGGAATTACGCCGGAAAGTTTGAGCCGCGTGAGAAAAGAGTTGGCTAAAAAGAAATTTGAGATTTGA
- the ytxJ gene encoding bacillithiol system redox-active protein YtxJ — MGFLDQIFGKKEEQDQTKSLWKKIESEKDLDLAVEKSSQQKVLIFKHSTRCFISKTVLKNFEKQMQNSDKNYAFYFLDLLAHRNLSNEIESRFDIVHQSPQLIVLENGRATHNASHQNIDLDTV; from the coding sequence ATGGGATTTTTAGATCAAATATTTGGTAAAAAAGAAGAGCAGGACCAGACCAAAAGTCTTTGGAAAAAAATTGAATCCGAAAAGGATTTAGACCTGGCAGTTGAGAAATCTTCTCAGCAAAAAGTATTGATTTTCAAACATTCGACACGTTGTTTTATCAGTAAAACTGTGTTGAAAAATTTTGAAAAGCAAATGCAAAACTCGGATAAAAATTATGCCTTTTATTTTTTGGATTTGTTAGCGCACAGAAACTTATCAAATGAAATTGAATCCCGCTTTGATATTGTCCACCAGAGTCCACAGCTTATCGTTCTGGAAAACGGAAGAGCAACACACAACGCATCTCATCAAAATATCGATTTGGATACAGTTTAA
- a CDS encoding ZIP family metal transporter, with the protein MIIILLILSVLIGVFLGKYFGSKQQFAKNLLILSAGFLITICLNEVFPEVYHSEDHNIGIFVILGVLIQMLLESLTKGFEHGHLHHHSDENSIIPVALIIGLFVHAFIEGIPLSHEKETLSPYLLGILFHNIPISFVLGSFLAHSKNFSTKFWLIVLVFALASPLGMLLGKYFDENLKVYFLAVVGGIFLHISSVIIFESNKNHKMDWQKIILVICGIVLALGGHLFHHH; encoded by the coding sequence ATGATAATTATTCTATTAATTTTAAGTGTTCTGATTGGTGTTTTTCTCGGAAAATATTTCGGGAGCAAGCAACAATTCGCCAAAAATCTTCTCATTCTAAGTGCAGGATTCTTGATAACAATTTGCTTGAATGAAGTTTTTCCGGAAGTTTATCATTCAGAAGACCACAATATCGGGATTTTCGTCATACTCGGTGTTTTGATTCAGATGTTGTTGGAAAGTTTGACCAAAGGTTTTGAACACGGCCATCTTCATCATCATTCCGATGAAAATTCTATCATTCCTGTTGCTTTGATTATCGGACTGTTTGTTCACGCTTTTATAGAAGGGATTCCTTTATCACACGAAAAAGAGACGCTTTCTCCTTACTTATTAGGAATTCTTTTTCATAATATCCCGATTTCTTTTGTTTTGGGAAGTTTCTTGGCTCACAGCAAAAATTTCTCAACCAAATTCTGGCTGATAGTTCTCGTTTTTGCTTTGGCTTCACCTCTGGGAATGCTTTTAGGGAAGTACTTTGATGAAAATCTGAAAGTTTATTTCTTGGCCGTTGTTGGCGGAATCTTCCTTCATATTTCGTCCGTTATTATTTTTGAAAGCAATAAGAATCACAAGATGGACTGGCAAAAGATTATTCTGGTCATTTGCGGAATTGTTTTGGCTTTAGGCGGACATTTGTTTCATCATCATTAA
- a CDS encoding class I SAM-dependent methyltransferase — protein MQWFEEWFDTPYYHILYKNHDYKEAEDFLNLLTDYVKLEKNSKIIDLACGKGRHSVYLNKLGYDVLGLDLSEQSIRFDKQFETETLKFQVHDMRNKIESEPVDAVFNLFTSFGYFETEEEDRSVFQSVSDVLKDGGFFVLDFLNAEYVKKVITPSSSIERENIIFNIKKHIEGEYIMKEIDFEADGKKHHFFERVKLTSPEKILKFADEFGFELIQRWGDYQLNDFDEKSSQRCINLFRKL, from the coding sequence ATGCAATGGTTCGAAGAATGGTTTGATACACCATATTATCATATTCTTTACAAAAATCACGATTATAAAGAAGCAGAAGATTTTCTGAATCTTTTAACGGATTATGTGAAACTTGAGAAAAACTCAAAAATAATTGATCTGGCTTGCGGAAAAGGCAGGCATTCTGTTTATCTAAACAAATTGGGTTACGATGTTTTAGGATTGGATTTATCTGAACAAAGTATCCGTTTTGATAAGCAATTCGAGACAGAGACTTTGAAGTTTCAGGTTCACGATATGCGAAATAAAATAGAAAGTGAGCCTGTAGATGCGGTTTTCAATCTGTTTACAAGTTTTGGCTATTTTGAAACAGAAGAAGAGGACAGAAGTGTTTTCCAATCTGTTTCCGATGTTTTGAAGGATGGGGGCTTTTTCGTTTTAGATTTTCTGAATGCAGAATATGTAAAGAAAGTCATTACCCCGAGCTCTTCAATCGAAAGAGAAAATATTATCTTCAATATCAAGAAACATATTGAAGGCGAATATATTATGAAGGAAATTGATTTTGAAGCGGATGGCAAAAAGCATCATTTTTTTGAACGTGTAAAACTGACTTCTCCAGAGAAAATTCTGAAGTTTGCGGATGAATTTGGTTTCGAATTAATCCAACGCTGGGGCGATTATCAGCTTAATGATTTTGATGAAAAGAGTTCGCAGAGATGTATTAACTTATTTAGAAAACTTTAG
- a CDS encoding class I SAM-dependent RNA methyltransferase has translation MDINNLKIQVKTFFGLEQILAEEIKKLGGKNVEVKNRAVTCEGDLGFLYKLNYSCRTALKILVPIMEFKAFNETKYYDKLYKFDWDQFLEPNQTFAIDATVNSERFSHSQFMTLKMKDAIVDYFQEKHKVRPNISKDNPDIKFHLHIDRELVSISLDSSGDPLFKRGYRKEQTVAPINEVLASGMLQLAGWDGKGNFLDPMCGSGTLLIEAAMIAMDLPAQTFRRNFAFQNWKNYDSELFKTIKEVRLNRVKEFTGKIVGYDIDYSALDAARANIESAEMEDLITVRNKNFFDSEKDMFPLLMVFNPPYDERISINDDDFYKKIGDTFKQHYPNTLAWLISADLDAPKKIGLRPSRKIKLFNGKLETRFLQYEMYDGSKKINKFKN, from the coding sequence ATGGATATAAATAATCTAAAGATACAGGTCAAAACTTTTTTTGGTCTGGAACAAATCTTAGCGGAAGAGATTAAAAAATTGGGAGGTAAAAATGTGGAGGTTAAAAACCGTGCGGTAACTTGTGAAGGCGACCTTGGTTTCCTTTACAAACTCAATTATTCTTGCAGAACAGCTCTTAAAATTTTAGTTCCGATAATGGAATTCAAAGCTTTTAATGAGACCAAATATTACGATAAATTATACAAGTTTGATTGGGATCAGTTCTTGGAACCAAACCAGACTTTTGCCATTGATGCAACTGTAAACTCAGAAAGATTCAGTCATTCGCAGTTTATGACTTTGAAAATGAAAGACGCCATTGTAGATTATTTTCAAGAGAAACATAAAGTAAGACCAAATATTAGTAAAGACAATCCGGATATCAAATTCCATCTTCATATTGACAGAGAATTGGTTTCGATTTCTCTAGACAGTTCAGGAGATCCGCTTTTCAAACGTGGCTATAGAAAAGAACAAACAGTTGCGCCAATCAATGAAGTTTTGGCTAGCGGAATGTTACAACTTGCAGGCTGGGACGGAAAAGGTAATTTCCTAGACCCAATGTGTGGTTCAGGAACATTGTTGATAGAAGCAGCGATGATTGCAATGGATTTGCCGGCGCAGACTTTCAGAAGAAATTTTGCTTTCCAGAATTGGAAAAATTATGATTCAGAATTATTCAAAACCATCAAAGAGGTTCGACTGAATCGGGTGAAGGAATTCACTGGAAAAATTGTTGGTTACGATATCGATTATAGCGCTTTGGATGCAGCAAGAGCTAATATAGAATCTGCCGAGATGGAAGATCTAATTACCGTTAGAAATAAAAATTTCTTCGATTCTGAGAAAGATATGTTCCCATTGTTGATGGTTTTCAATCCGCCTTATGACGAGAGAATTTCTATTAACGATGATGATTTTTATAAGAAAATCGGTGACACTTTCAAACAACATTATCCAAATACTTTGGCTTGGCTGATTTCTGCAGATTTAGACGCACCCAAGAAAATTGGTTTGAGACCTTCAAGAAAAATCAAATTATTCAACGGAAAACTGGAAACAAGATTTTTGCAATATGAAATGTATGATGGGTCTAAGAAAATAAATAAATTTAAAAATTAA
- a CDS encoding GTP pyrophosphokinase family protein encodes MSKKANIEDLEKEYKLLVPIYSDLCIELETELNEIIKSAKIEIAIPIHFRIKTFDSIYEKVSSGRFNIKKSVTELQDISGLRIVTLFKRDTDKIIELINKNYVVIKIYNTSEKLKEMEFGYSSTHIVCKLKDDYINLLHNNLLSKNFEIQLRTLSQHNWAEASNFFQYKKENDIPKQLKRSINRISALLEIVDLEFERLLFDRELYIKSEIKDDENLNIDILGKILDEFFPNNKYSRQDISSLLIELASYKIKSVNELRDLIDKHLTAIIKIDKLAVKGILKNKSDNVFYNEEKKAMINLGYFYSQVALVRLIIGLDRKI; translated from the coding sequence ATGAGTAAAAAAGCAAATATAGAAGATTTAGAAAAAGAATATAAACTTTTAGTACCTATATATTCTGATTTATGTATAGAATTAGAAACAGAGTTAAACGAAATTATTAAAAGTGCTAAAATAGAAATTGCTATTCCTATTCATTTTCGAATAAAAACTTTTGATTCAATCTATGAAAAAGTTTCAAGTGGTAGATTCAATATTAAAAAAAGTGTTACAGAGCTTCAAGATATTTCAGGATTAAGAATAGTAACTCTTTTTAAAAGAGATACAGATAAAATAATAGAACTTATCAATAAAAATTATGTTGTTATCAAAATATATAACACAAGTGAAAAACTTAAAGAAATGGAGTTTGGGTATTCGTCAACACATATTGTATGTAAATTAAAGGATGATTATATTAATTTACTACACAATAATTTATTAAGTAAAAATTTCGAAATACAATTGAGAACACTGTCACAACATAATTGGGCAGAAGCATCAAACTTCTTTCAATATAAGAAAGAAAATGACATTCCAAAACAATTAAAAAGATCTATAAATAGGATTTCTGCTTTGCTTGAAATTGTAGATTTGGAATTTGAAAGGTTATTATTTGATAGAGAATTGTACATTAAATCTGAAATCAAAGACGACGAAAATCTTAATATTGACATACTAGGAAAAATATTAGACGAGTTTTTCCCAAATAATAAATATTCTAGGCAGGATATTTCTTCATTATTAATTGAGTTAGCCAGTTATAAAATTAAAAGTGTTAATGAACTTAGAGATTTAATTGATAAGCATTTGACAGCAATTATCAAAATAGATAAGTTAGCAGTAAAAGGAATTTTAAAAAATAAATCTGACAATGTTTTTTACAATGAGGAGAAAAAAGCGATGATAAATTTAGGATATTTTTATTCACAAGTAGCTTTAGTAAGATTAATAATAGGATTGGATAGAAAAATTTAA
- a CDS encoding glycosyltransferase, producing the protein MSPTISIIIAIFNRKDELFELLNSLSHQTDKNFEVIIVDDGSKIALLPTVELFQEQLDIQFFRKENSGPGLSRNYGAKRAKNDWLVFVDSDVIVETDYIENIKKNLIENPCDAFGGADKAHRGFNLMQKAISYSMTSVFTTGGIRGSKKAVTKFQPRSFNMGVNKEKFLSIGGFSEMRIGEDPDLSMTFWENGYTTLFYDNIGVYHKRRTDFGKFSKQVYQFGCARPILNQRHPNYVKPTFWFPSIFLLGYLVGVIHYFVWGNGLILALYGLYTFLVFFHALMVTKNISIAGMAIISTYIQMFSYGYGFLKSWFLLNIMKQTPKEAFPKHFH; encoded by the coding sequence TTGAGTCCAACAATCTCCATCATCATCGCCATTTTCAACAGAAAAGACGAATTATTCGAACTTTTGAATTCTCTTTCTCATCAGACAGATAAAAACTTCGAAGTTATAATTGTAGATGATGGTTCCAAAATAGCGCTTCTACCTACGGTTGAATTATTTCAAGAACAATTGGATATCCAGTTTTTCAGAAAAGAGAATTCTGGTCCAGGACTTTCAAGAAATTACGGCGCAAAGCGCGCCAAAAATGATTGGCTGGTTTTTGTAGATTCGGACGTGATTGTAGAAACGGATTACATCGAAAACATTAAGAAAAATCTTATAGAAAATCCTTGCGATGCTTTTGGTGGCGCAGATAAAGCGCACAGAGGTTTCAATCTGATGCAGAAAGCCATTTCTTATTCTATGACCTCGGTTTTCACAACTGGCGGAATCCGTGGCAGCAAAAAAGCAGTAACGAAATTTCAGCCAAGAAGTTTCAATATGGGCGTGAATAAAGAGAAATTCTTGAGCATCGGTGGGTTTTCTGAAATGAGAATCGGCGAAGATCCGGATCTATCGATGACGTTTTGGGAAAATGGCTACACGACTTTGTTCTATGATAATATTGGTGTTTATCACAAACGCAGAACCGACTTTGGTAAATTCTCCAAGCAAGTGTATCAATTCGGTTGTGCAAGACCAATTCTGAATCAAAGACATCCAAATTATGTGAAACCTACGTTTTGGTTTCCGAGCATTTTTCTGTTGGGTTATTTGGTTGGAGTTATTCATTATTTTGTTTGGGGAAATGGATTGATTCTCGCTTTGTACGGGCTTTACACATTTCTTGTTTTTTTTCATGCGTTGATGGTTACTAAAAATATAAGTATTGCTGGAATGGCGATAATTTCTACTTATATCCAAATGTTTTCTTATGGTTACGGTTTCTTAAAATCCTGGTTTCTTCTTAATATTATGAAACAAACTCCGAAAGAGGCTTTTCCTAAACATTTTCATTAA
- a CDS encoding thiamine pyrophosphate-dependent enzyme: protein MSKNIADQFVEILVKTGVKRIYAVTGDSLNFLNDAIKREGSIKWIHVRHEEVGAFAAAAEAELEGLAVCAGSSGPGHVHLINGLYEANRANVPVLAIASTCESSEFGTSYFQETNTIKLFDDCSVYNQIATTPEQAPRMLQAALQHAISKKGVAVLGMPGNLFEEDSVKNISSDLVFKTNPRIIPSEEEISWIAEHLNSRKKVAIYCGIGASEAHSEVIALAEKLKAPIGYSFRGKMGIQYNNLYEVGMTGLLGLPSAFKAMHEADIILLLGTDFPYVKFMPVDKIIIQIDDKPERLGRRAQLTRGFAGKIKDSLISLLPLIKINDDRKFLDKQLEFYQTVKNNLRSYVEDKGKESHISPEFVAETLNIKANNDTIFTVDTGMCCVWGARYLQATGERKLLGSFSHGTMANAMPMAIGAQLSNPDKQVIALCGDGGLSMLLGDIATIKQYNLPIKIIVFNNRFLGMVKLEMEVNGIPDNETDMINPDFGLLAQSFGIKGINVTDPEKVEEAIDDALQTNGPVLVNIFTDPNALAMPPKVGWDQMKGMGIAMTRMMLDGNFKEVADTISSNYRHIKEIL from the coding sequence ATGTCAAAAAATATCGCCGATCAATTTGTAGAGATCCTAGTAAAAACGGGAGTTAAACGCATATATGCTGTCACTGGTGACAGCCTTAATTTTTTAAATGATGCCATAAAACGTGAAGGCTCCATCAAATGGATTCACGTACGACATGAGGAAGTTGGTGCATTCGCTGCAGCTGCTGAAGCTGAATTGGAAGGTCTTGCAGTTTGCGCAGGAAGTTCTGGTCCGGGTCACGTTCATCTAATCAACGGACTTTATGAAGCTAACAGAGCAAATGTTCCGGTTCTGGCAATTGCTTCAACTTGTGAGAGTTCAGAGTTTGGAACTTCTTATTTTCAGGAAACCAATACGATTAAATTGTTTGATGATTGTTCTGTTTATAACCAAATTGCGACAACACCCGAACAAGCGCCGAGAATGTTGCAAGCAGCTTTGCAACATGCGATTTCTAAAAAAGGTGTGGCTGTTTTAGGAATGCCTGGTAATCTTTTCGAAGAAGATTCTGTGAAAAATATCAGTTCAGATTTAGTCTTCAAAACCAATCCAAGAATTATTCCTTCAGAGGAAGAAATTAGCTGGATTGCGGAGCATTTGAATTCAAGGAAAAAAGTGGCAATCTATTGTGGAATCGGAGCTTCTGAAGCTCATTCCGAAGTTATTGCTTTGGCAGAAAAACTGAAAGCACCAATCGGATATTCTTTCCGAGGAAAAATGGGAATTCAGTACAATAATCTTTACGAAGTTGGAATGACCGGACTTTTGGGTTTGCCTTCAGCTTTCAAAGCAATGCACGAAGCTGATATTATTTTATTGCTCGGAACCGATTTTCCTTATGTAAAATTTATGCCTGTTGATAAAATAATTATTCAGATAGATGACAAGCCGGAACGTTTGGGAAGACGAGCACAATTGACGAGAGGTTTTGCCGGAAAGATTAAAGATTCATTAATCAGTCTTTTGCCTTTAATTAAAATTAATGATGACAGAAAATTCCTTGATAAGCAACTAGAATTTTATCAGACTGTAAAAAACAATCTTAGATCCTACGTTGAAGACAAAGGAAAAGAAAGCCACATTTCTCCGGAATTTGTTGCCGAAACTTTGAATATTAAAGCAAATAATGATACGATATTTACCGTAGATACTGGAATGTGCTGCGTTTGGGGTGCAAGATATTTGCAAGCGACAGGCGAGCGAAAACTTTTGGGATCTTTCAGTCACGGGACAATGGCGAATGCAATGCCAATGGCTATCGGAGCGCAATTATCCAATCCGGATAAACAAGTAATCGCACTGTGCGGAGACGGCGGACTTTCTATGTTGTTGGGCGATATTGCAACGATCAAACAATATAATTTACCAATCAAAATCATTGTTTTCAATAACCGCTTCTTGGGAATGGTAAAATTGGAAATGGAAGTAAACGGAATTCCGGACAACGAGACGGATATGATCAATCCAGATTTCGGACTGTTAGCTCAGTCTTTTGGAATCAAAGGTATCAATGTGACAGATCCGGAAAAAGTGGAAGAAGCGATTGATGATGCTTTGCAAACAAACGGTCCAGTTTTGGTCAATATTTTCACAGATCCAAATGCGTTGGCAATGCCACCAAAAGTTGGTTGGGATCAAATGAAAGGAATGGGAATCGCAATGACGAGAATGATGTTGGACGGTAATTTCAAAGAAGTGGCGGACACGATCTCCAGCAATTACAGACACATTAAAGAAATTTTATAA
- a CDS encoding T9SS type A sorting domain-containing protein, whose product MKSILKFGFLVASIFVSTSAMAKDKDFSVSIGEVTQKTLHFEVSNAKNVSLYVYNSDRNEIFSETLKSENVEKSYNMNGMASGTYFLVAESDAKIEKYKIVVNGDQVSLEKSPISAISKPEYTINKNVVKLKMANVVGDVKVSIYDTANNTYYAKNNVAKDGLIDLTFDLNPANPETYIINVEKDGDSFSRMISLK is encoded by the coding sequence ATGAAAAGTATATTAAAATTTGGTTTTCTTGTAGCAAGTATTTTTGTTTCTACAAGTGCGATGGCTAAGGATAAAGATTTTTCTGTATCAATAGGAGAGGTTACTCAAAAAACTTTACATTTTGAGGTTTCTAACGCAAAGAACGTTTCACTATATGTTTACAACAGCGACAGAAATGAGATTTTCTCTGAAACTTTGAAAAGTGAAAACGTTGAGAAATCTTACAATATGAACGGAATGGCTTCCGGAACTTATTTCTTGGTTGCAGAATCTGATGCTAAAATTGAAAAATACAAAATCGTAGTCAATGGTGACCAGGTTTCTTTGGAAAAATCTCCAATTTCTGCGATTTCAAAACCAGAATATACCATTAACAAAAACGTTGTAAAATTGAAAATGGCAAATGTGGTAGGTGATGTAAAAGTTTCTATCTACGATACAGCAAACAACACCTATTACGCAAAAAATAATGTTGCTAAAGACGGATTGATTGATTTGACTTTTGATCTAAACCCTGCAAACCCTGAAACTTATATAATCAACGTTGAAAAAGACGGCGACAGTTTCAGTAGAATGATTTCTCTAAAATAG
- a CDS encoding AraC family transcriptional regulator: MKHNSPTFEAVSPGIGSSFTCLKFNRNENIKSHIWHYHPEIELIFVCGGSGKRQIGSNISYFSDGDLILIGSNLPHCGMTNENTNNDYEVVIQFPVDFLGSEFWQAKEMNKIAALLEAAKSGIVFGDEVKNALKTKMEALTEATSLTKLMILIEILDELSHTQDYKILNASKYYLQTQKEDNDRINVIFNYVKDHFKEQITLETVAELSNMTVPSFCRYFKKITNKTFTQFVNEYRITHSLKLLAEQPMSITEVCFDSGFNNFSYFNKTFKEHTQKSPSQYRKEFSNILA, translated from the coding sequence ATGAAACATAATAGTCCCACTTTTGAAGCGGTAAGTCCCGGTATTGGAAGTAGTTTTACTTGTCTGAAGTTTAATCGGAATGAAAATATCAAATCACACATTTGGCATTATCATCCTGAGATCGAACTGATTTTCGTTTGTGGCGGTTCTGGTAAAAGACAGATTGGAAGCAATATTTCTTACTTTTCAGACGGCGATTTGATTCTGATTGGCAGTAACCTTCCGCATTGTGGGATGACCAATGAAAATACCAATAATGATTATGAAGTTGTGATTCAGTTTCCTGTGGATTTTCTGGGCTCGGAATTTTGGCAGGCTAAGGAAATGAATAAAATTGCTGCGCTTTTGGAAGCTGCGAAAAGTGGAATTGTTTTCGGTGATGAAGTTAAAAATGCTTTGAAGACAAAAATGGAAGCTTTGACAGAAGCCACCTCTTTGACCAAATTGATGATACTAATTGAAATTCTGGACGAACTTTCTCACACGCAAGATTACAAAATCCTTAATGCTTCAAAATATTATCTGCAGACTCAAAAAGAGGATAATGACAGAATCAATGTGATTTTCAATTATGTAAAAGACCATTTTAAGGAGCAAATCACTTTGGAAACCGTAGCGGAATTATCCAATATGACAGTTCCTTCTTTTTGCCGATATTTTAAGAAAATTACAAATAAAACCTTCACACAATTCGTGAATGAATATCGCATTACGCATTCTCTAAAACTCTTGGCAGAGCAACCAATGAGTATTACCGAGGTTTGTTTTGATAGTGGATTTAATAATTTCAGTTACTTCAACAAAACTTTTAAAGAACATACGCAGAAAAGTCCGTCGCAGTATAGGAAAGAGTTTAGTAATATTTTGGCTTAA
- a CDS encoding type II CAAX prenyl endopeptidase Rce1 family protein has translation MSLFTPLIWLLIMLPIFILAFFKSKKGNLKFLLLFITIFLADTYLQILSKQLIPDFLGLKFAWIGKFLSLVLSLSVIYFVSKDDRKAIGFTTFSNSKSQVKYGILVFLGFLTFDFIFKFILFPKGGEFDLETFVFQATMPGLTEEILFRGIYLWIFDKVFLPNWNYKGITFGWSFVIVTLLFGVAHGVVLTSDYQFKFDIITIVYLTLISSFSVGILRKFSGNLIYSVVGHNVINVMNAIIRIL, from the coding sequence ATGTCTCTATTCACACCACTTATTTGGCTTTTAATAATGTTGCCAATTTTCATTCTCGCTTTCTTCAAATCTAAAAAAGGAAACTTGAAATTCCTTTTATTATTCATCACCATATTTTTAGCTGACACTTATTTGCAGATACTCAGCAAGCAATTAATTCCTGATTTTTTGGGATTAAAATTCGCCTGGATTGGGAAGTTTTTAAGTTTGGTTTTGTCTTTATCAGTTATTTATTTCGTGAGTAAAGATGACAGAAAAGCAATTGGATTTACGACATTTTCCAATTCTAAAAGTCAAGTTAAATACGGAATTTTAGTTTTTCTTGGATTTTTGACATTTGATTTTATCTTCAAATTTATTTTGTTTCCAAAAGGTGGAGAATTTGACTTAGAAACTTTCGTTTTTCAGGCAACAATGCCGGGTTTGACAGAAGAAATATTATTCCGTGGAATTTACCTTTGGATTTTTGATAAGGTCTTTTTGCCGAATTGGAATTACAAAGGAATCACTTTTGGTTGGTCATTTGTGATTGTGACTTTGCTTTTCGGAGTGGCTCACGGCGTTGTTTTGACTTCGGATTATCAATTTAAATTTGATATTATTACAATCGTTTATCTGACTTTGATTTCGTCTTTCAGTGTAGGAATTCTAAGAAAATTCTCTGGTAATCTTATTTATTCTGTTGTTGGTCACAATGTGATTAATGTCATGAATGCTATCATCAGAATACTGTAA